ACATCGCCGAAGCTGATCATAGGTACCACCATGCTGGCAATTTTTTTCTTTCTGTGGTTGGCGGTGCTTTCCTGGGAAGACTTGTCGGTGGCTCTTCCGATGCAGGCATTGAACTACGTACTGGTTGCTTTCCTCTCCCAGTATTTTCTCCATGAGACCGTCACCCCCATGCGCTGGGCCGGTACCGTACTCGTTTGCGTCGGGGTCATGCTCATTACCAAAAGCAGTGGCAGCTAGCAGGCTGCTGGCCTGCTAGTTTTTCTTCTGCATATCTTTAACCGCCTTTTCGAATTTCTGCTGGTCGAATCCCTTGAGAATGACCTCGTCATTGCCGATGACAATCACCGGCACCCCCTGGCTTTTATACTTCTTTGTCAGGTCGTCCATGGCGTCGTCATCTACTTCAACATCCCTGTTGAGGAAAGGAATGTTGTTCCTGGTCAGATATTCCTTTGCCGCCTTACAATGTGGGCACCAGGACACGGAATAGAGCACAATCCTCGGATATTTTCGTTGGGCCGCTGCGGGTGGTTTCAGAGGGCTTTGCAGACTTTCTTCCATGGCTGATGCCTGACAGATTGTCGCGGTGCACAATAAAGCAGAGATGATCAGGATTCTGGTTGCAGTTTGCATGACAGCTCCCACTGTTCTCACTTTCCTTTTGTTTTGGCGGTAACAAGTTGTCTGCGGGTCAGGTTGAAGGTGATGGCCTTGGCGATGCCGGGTCTGCGGACCTTGAGCATCACCTTTGTGCCGGCAATGCCTCGCAGACGGTGATCTACCATATCCTGAAAGTTACTTCCCTCAGTGGGCTTGCCGTCAATTTGGGTTATTATGTCGCCTGTTTTTAACCCCGCCAGATGCGCCGGGCCTCCTGCCACCATCTGGCGAACTACGATCTGGCCGTTGGCCCAGGGTACGCCGTCTATGCCGATGCCGCCGAAATTGCTGGCGGAGTTGGCTGCCATGGCCTGCAAAGCCGTAAGGGTGAACATGGACAAAGTGATGGTAAGAGTTTTAAGCATACCTGCTAAAATATACTCCCAGCCTTAACCCTGTCAACCATGGATAAGCTGGAGGTTTGAGGTATGCTTTATAATTATGCATTCGGGAGAAATGGCCATGACTGGCAGAATCAGGATATGCGACGCATTGACTGCGAAAGAGGCGGGTGGAGAGCTTCTGGTAAAGGGATGGGCGAGGACGGTACGGGCAGGCAAGGACGTAGCTTTCCTTGCCGTCAATGACGGCTCATGCATAGCGAACCTGCAGGTGGTCGTCGAACCAGATATAGTCAACTATCCGGAAGTGAGCAGGCTCGGCACCGGCAGCGCCGTGGCCGTAAGGGGTGTTTTACGTGAGTCGCCTGCAGCTGGACAGAGGTATGAGCTTTCTGCCACACAGATTGAGATCATCGGCCAGGCAGACGAATCCTATCCACTACAGAAAAAACGCCATAGCTTTGAATACCTGCGGACTATTGCCCACCTGAGGCCCCGTACCAATACCTTCGGCGCTGTCTTCAGGGTCCGCTCATCCCTAGCCCAGGCCATTCATCGCTTCTTTGCCGAGCGAGGCTTTCTCTATGTCCATACACCCATAATCACCGCAAATGATTGCGAGGGGGCAGGGGAGTTGTTCCGCGTCACGACCCTCAATATGGCAAAGCCGCCGCTGAAGGCAGGCGAAGTTGATTATTCCGGCGATTTTTTCGCCCAGGCAACCGGGCTTACCGTCAGTGGACAATTGGAGGGAGAGCTTTTCGCCCAGGCATTTTCAAATATCTATACCTTCGGCCCGACTTTCCGGGCTGAAAATTCCAATACGGCGCGTCATGCGGCAGAATTCTGGATGATAGAGCCGGAGATGGCCTTCGCTGATCTTATGGCTGATGCGGCTCTGGCTGAAGACTTTTTGAAGTTTCTCTGCCGTCATGTTCTGGACAACTGCACAGAGGATATGCGGTTTTTCAACGACCAGATCGACAAGGGCCTTCTGTCGCGGATCGAGGCGGTGGCTTCATCATCCTTTGCCGTCATGGAATATACCGAGGCAATCGATCATCTGAAAAAAGCGGCTGTCCCTTTTACCTTTCCTGTTGAATGGGGACTGGACCTGCAGTCGGAACATGAGCGTTACATAACCGAGCAGGTTGTTGGAGGTCCTGTTTTCCTCATCAATTATCCAAAGGATATCAAGGCATTTTACATGCGGCAGAATGACGACGGCAGGACGGTTGCAGCAATGGACCTGCTGGTGCCCAAGGTGGGAGAGATCATTGGCGGCAGCCAGCGGGAAGAGCGGTTTGATCTGCTTCTTGAGCGCATGGGGGAGCTGGGTATAAATGAAGAAGGGCTCTGGTGGTACCTGGACAGCCGCCGCTGGGGCTCCTGTCCACATGCCGGCTTCGGTTTGGGATTCGAGCGCCTGCTCATGTATCTTACCGGCATGGAAAACATCCGCGACGTCATTCCTTTTCCCCGTACGCCCAGGCATGCCGAGTTTTGATAGCAGCTGCGGCGATCGAATTAATGGACGAAGCCCCGGCAATCTCATACCGCTAATTTTGCAATCAATTTAGCCATCTTTAAGGCATCGGCGCGGCAGCCGATGCCTTTTTTCTTTATAAAAAGCGCTTTTTTATGTATCTTTCCCCAGTTGCCTTCAGGCTATTCTTCTCCCCACGACTCAATTCCGGAAAGGTTTTATTTATTATGATTAAACATCAGACCACCATAAACCGCATTTTCAAACTATCCGGTATCGGCCTTCACACCGGCCGGGAGGTTACCATGGAATTCCTGCCCCGGCGGGAATTCGGCATTGCCTTTGTCTTCAATGGTCAGCTGGTACCTGCCCGTTACGACATGGTTGCCGACACCCGTCTTTCCACACAGGTTGCAGCCGGGGAGGCATCTGTCGCCACAATCGAGCATCTTATGGCGGCCTTCTATTTTTCCGGCATCACCAACTGCCTTGTCTATATTGATGGACCTGAGGTGCCGATCATGGACGGCTCGGCTTGGGAATTCTACCATGAGCTCTGGCGCGCCGGAATTTATGAGTTTCCCGAGTCGGGGGTGTATCTGAAAATTCAGCGCCCGGTCGAGGTCCGGCATAACGACGCCTTTGTCCGGGTCAAACCCCTTAACACCCTGGACATCACCATGACCATCGAATTTCGTCCACCAGTTGGAAAACAGCGCAAGCGTGTCATGGACGTGGAAAATGCCATTTCCATCATAAACTCCCGTACCTTTGTCCTGCATGAAGAGATTGAGGCTATCAAAAAAGCCGGTCTGGCCAAGGGAGGATCCCTGGAAAACGCCGTCGTCATAGGTGGCGATAGTATCGTAAACCCCCAGGGGCTTCGCTACAAGAAAGAGCTGGTGAACCACAAGATTCTCGACCTGATTGGCGATTTTTATACGTGTGGCTACCGTTTGCTGGGCAAGGTGGAGGCCCACAAGACCGGGCATTACCTGAACAATCTGTTCCTGCGTGAGGTGTTCGCAGATCCTGCCAATTACGCTGTCTACTGAAATGTCTCAGGAACGGAGGAACTCGGACGGCGCATCAGGTTTAGAATGGCATGGTCGGTTGCTATTCCGTGTCTGAACATGGTTCTGATTGACACATTCATAATCATTCCTGAATCATCATGCCGCCCCGTAAAAACCTGGTGAACTCCGCCTCAGGCAGTGGCGATGATAGGAGGTAGCCTTGTATCTCGTTGCAGTTCCGGGTACTGAGGAATTCAAGCTGGCTGTGGTTTTCCACTCCCTCAGCCGTAACCTTAAGATTCAAATTGTGGGCCATGGCAATGATTGCACTGACAATGGCCGTATCGTCGGGATTATTCGGTACATCGCGGATAAAAGACCGGTCTATCTTAACCCTGTTGATCGGGAAGTTCTTGAGGTAGCTCAAGGAGGAGTATCCGGTACCGAAGTCGTCTATAGCCAGACTGACTCCCATTTCCTTCAGTTTGTGCAGGACGGTAGTGCTCTCTTCCGCCTTGGACATGAGCATGCTTTCAGTTAGCTCCAGCTCCAGTTGACTAGGCGCCAGCCCCGTTTTCTTCAGCACTGCTTCAATCAATTCAATGAATTTTTTCTGTCTGAACTGTATCCCGCACAGGTTTACCGCTACCCTGAGCGGCATAAATCCCGCATCCATCCAGGCCCTGTTTTTAGCACATGCTGTCTGGAGAGCCCATTCACCTATGGGTAGGATCAGACCGGTTTCCTCTGCCATCGGTATGAACCTTGATGGAGGAAGCAGTCCAAGGTCAGGATGCTGCCAGCGTATCAGCGCTTCCATCCCCACAAGCCGTCCACTCTTCAGGTCCATCTGCGGCTGATAGAAGATGACGAATTCATTTCGCTCCAGGGCCCTGCGAAGGCTGTTTTCCAGGATGAGATGCTCAAGCGCCTGGACATTCATCTCCCGAGAGAAGTACTGGAAGGCATTTTTTCCCTGATCTTTAGCCTTATACATGGCAAGATCTGCATTTTTAAGCAGACCTTGGACGTCAGTGCCGTCTTCAGGATAGATGGCAATGCCGATGCTGGCAGTGATGAATATCTCCTGATCATTTAAAACCAGTGGCTTGGAGATGGCCGCGAGAATTTTTTCTGCAATCTTGTTCAGATCTTCAGCATGTTCGATGGCAGAGATGATAATGACGAATTCATCCCCTCCGATTCTGGCAACCGTATCGGTTTCCCTTACGCATTCTGTCAGACGCTCGGCGACAGTGGCAAGCAGGCTGTCACCTGCCACGTGTCCCAGTGTGTCATTGATGCTTTTGAATCGGTCAAGATCAAGAAACATGATAGCAACCTTGCGATTGTCACGTACTGCCTGAACAATGCCCTGTCCTAGCCGGTCCTGGAGCAGCGAACGGTTCGGCAAACCCGTCAGGGTATCATAGTAGGCAAGTTGCTGAATCTCGTCTTCTGCCTTTTTTCGGTCGGTGATGTCCCTGACGATTGCCAGTTCTACCTGTTTTCCCTGCCAGATTGTTCTGGCCGTAGTGACTTCAACCGGAACGCAGCTACCATTCCTATGGGCCAGCATAATTTCAAACTGCTTGGGGACGAATTCACCTGCATCTGTTTTTGCCTTTCGTTCGATAATCATTTGCAGGTGGTCCGGGTGAATGATTGTTTCAATGGTGGTCAAAAGCATCTCTTCAACACTGTAACCGACGATCTCTGCGGCTCTCTTGTTGACATAGGCAAGATGGCTGCTGTCAGTGATTATCTGAAGGCCATCATTGGCATTGTCAGCCAGGGCTCTGAAATTGCTTTCGCTCTCTCGCAAGGCATTCTGATGCTGATCGAGTGAAAGTATCATGCTGTTGAATGCATTAATCAGTGTTCCCAGTTCATCTTTTCTTTCAAGATTGATCAGATTATGCAATCCGGATTTATCAGGGATTGCTTCCACATGGCGGGTGATGAGTGAAAGCGGTGAGGTGAGGCGTTGCATCAGAAACCAGACAAAAAGGAGGGTTACTGATGTACCGACGGCCATGACAGTAATGAAATAGATCCTGTTCGTCTTAAGTGGAGCATAGGCTTCGACGATGGGATAACTTGCTGCTAGAATCCAATCGGTAGTTTTAAGGTGTTTGAATGAAGAGAGTGTCTCAATCCTTCTTGAGTTACGGGTTTCTCCACTTCCTTCGAATCCGGCGATTGATTTATCAAAAAGCCTGTTAATGCCCACAGGTACATCTCGGTGCATGATACGATTTTTCTCGGGATGGGCGATTATTGTACGGTGGTTATCGAAAAGGTAAACGTAACCTGTTTTACCGATCCGGGTGTGGGAGAGATCCTCAAGAAAATTCTGGCCCAGAAGGTCGAAACTCCCGCCGAATATGGCAGCCAGCTTTCCGTTACTGTAAATCGGCACGGTGAGCATGACACAGGGGTGCCCAGGATTATGGGTGGAGAGGTAGGGACTTGATATGACCGGCCTGCCTCTGGCCACCGTGTCTTTAAAGTAGTCGCGAAAGGAAATGTCCCGTCCACGCCGGTGCTCACGGTATGGACTCTCGGCAACAATCTTCCCTTCAGGGGAAAAGACGAAAATTGCGTTATCGAACAAAGCGAGCAGTGAATACCTGTTGTCCAGGAAGCGCTGAGCCTTATGGGAATCCCTGAGCTCTTCGAGGGTTATATTTGCTGCAGCTGCCAATAGGGAGTTCTGGGCTATTCTGAGCTTGTCATCTACGTTTTCGGCAAGGGCACTGACGAGGGTGTATTGCTGATTTGAGATACTCTGCTTGTATTCGCGCTCAATGTAAGAAAGGGATAGGAAGGCCAGTATTGCCAGAGAGCAGACAAAAAGGGAAGATACCGCCAGTGCCATTGTTATTTTAAGGCTGAGTTTCCTTATGTCAAAGTCCTTCCCGAGGTTGTTTCCAAGGAGAATACCACACCCCGTGCCGGTTAAAAAGGCTTCTCTGTTTCAATTGATAAAACCCGGTTAATCTTATAAATCTGGACTTCTTTCCGCTGAAAGCGCTACTATGCCCACATGAGCAAAACATTCGCATCTTTTATGATACTGCTAGTTATTTCCCTTGTCTCCTTCGGCACCTGGCAGCTGTTTTTGGGCAATTTTGAGGCCGCGTTCTCCTCTGTCCCTTTTTTGCTTGCTGTCTACTTTTTCGTCAAGGTTTACCGAAAATAGCCGTCTCAATTCCTGAACAAAAAAGCCCGCTTCAGCAGCGGGCTTTTTTGTCTGAGCATGTGGTTTACTTGTCGAGCAGATACTTGCCGACCCAGTTCTTGGAGAACTGGAAGGCTGTGCGCCCGCAACGCTTACTCTTGTCATGGGACCACTGAATTGCTTCTTCTTCAAGTTCTTTGCTCCAGGGAATTTCCAGCTGCCGTTCCTTCGCGTGCCTTTCAACGCACATTCGTACTGCATGAAGATAGCGCTCCTGGGTAAATACGTGGAATGGTATCCATAATCCGAACCGGTCAGAGAGAGAAATCTTCTCTTCCATCGCCTCACTCTGCTGCAACTCTCCATTGACGAACTTGCCGCCGATTTTGTCCGAATCATATTCGGGAATAAGGTGGCGACGATTGGACGTTACATAAATAAGAACGTTTTCCGGTGAGGAATAAACTGAACCGTCCAGGGCGCTCTTCAGCATCTTGTAACTGAGTTCACCAACTTCGAAGGTAAGGTCGTCGCAGAGAAGGATGAAGCGGTATGGTTCATCCCGAACCATCGTGAAGATGTCTGAGAGATAGACCAGGTCTTCCTTTTCCACCTGAATAATGCGCAGTCCCTCACTGGCGAATTCATTAAGCAGCGCCTTGACGATGGAGGATTTGCCTGTGCCGCGTGATCCCCAGAGCAGAGCATTGTTGGCAGGCAATCCCTTGAGAAATTGCTTGGTGTTGTTTACCAGGATCTCTTTCTGTTTTTCCACTCCCAGCAGTTCATCAAGTGTTGAAGTATCTGTAACCTTTACCGGTTCCAGAAAACCGGAGAACGAGTGACGGCGCCAGTTTGCGGCATGGCAGGTGGACCAGTCTATTGAGGCGATTGCCTTTGGAAGCAGCATTTCAACGGAACTCAGAACGCGCTCCAGTTGGGCGACTACTTCAGGTTTCAGGGTCATCATGATTTTTTCTCTCTTCCTTTGGTAGGCTCTTTTGTTTATACAACATTTGCTGCGGGATCAAGGTGTCGGCAACGACAAAAGTTGTATACGTTACGGGCCGCTGCTGTCAAATTAAAAATTCATCCTCACCTTGTTTCTGACAGAAATAAAAAAAGCCCCGCGGCTGGTGCCGGCGGGGCTTGATGTTTATCTGATTTTTTCAGGCAGCGAAGCTGTAAGAAAGGCGCGATGCATTGCCAAGGAAAGATTTCTCCTGGGCATCCTTGACGATGTTTGCCACATTGCGATTAACCGCATATACAGAATCACAAACGGTGCATTCTCTTATTCCTTCAAAGAAACTTTCCGACTGCAAATTGATGTCTAAATGTTCATTGCTTCCGCAGACTGGACAATTCATGTTTATTCCTCTCTTTACGTTTTTGTTTAATAAAACTATAAAGAGATGTATCCCGAATTGCAAGAAATAAAACAACAAAAAAGAAGGAAAATCAGGATGTTGTAGAAATTTTGTATTATCTGTTAATCCTGCTTTCTATTTTGTCTTCCTGTTTCATTTTTACTATCACTTCAAGTTATTGATATTACGCGTCTTTGAAATATATAATTGTGTTTTGCAATCGTTCGCTGTTTTATTTTTAACATATGATTGACATTGGGCTAAAGGAAAGTAAATAGAATCATACCTATGGCGCATTGGGAGACAGGAGGATCATATGTCACTGGTCAAGACGTGGTACACGGTGGAAGAGGCTGTAGCAAAGTTCGGCGTCGATGAAGCGCGTATTCTGGAATGGGTTACAGAGGGGCTTATACGAACAGAGGATAGCGACGGGAAAGTGGTACGGGTGAACGGAGACGACCTGGACTTGAAGATCCAGGAATTGACGGGTATTTGAGCCTTGGGGGGACAGTAGATTGTGTCCCCCCAAGTATTATATATCAAGCTTACAGACCCAACTGCTTAAAGAAATCATTTCCCTTGTCATCCACCAAAATGAAAGCGGGGAAATTCTCAACTTCTATCTTCCACACTGCTTCCATTCCCAGTTCAGGAAAATCGATACATTCCACCTTTTTGATGTTTTCTTCGGCTAGAACTGCTGCCGGGCCACCTATGGAACCCAGATAAAAGCCGCCGTATTTCTTGCAGGCATCTGTAACCTGCTGGCTGCGGTTGCCTTTGGCTATCATCACCATTGAGCCGCCGTGGGACTGGAGCAGGTCGACGTAGGAATCCATGCGGCCGGCTGTGGTGGGACCGAAAGATCCGGAGGGTTTGCCTGCAGGGGTTTTTGCCGGACCAGCATAGTAGATGGGGTGGTTTTTCAGATACTCGGGAAGGGGCTTGCCGCTATCGAGGATCTCCTTGAACTTGGCGTGAGCAATATCCCTGCCGACAACGATAGTACCGGACAGCAGCAGCGGTGTTGAGACAGGATGCTTGCCTAGCTCGGCGAGGATCTCCTTCATGGGCCTGTTGAGATCGATCTTGACACCGTGCTCATGTTTTCCGCGGTATTGATCGGGAATCAGCCGCCCGGGATTCCTGTCCATCTCCTCGACAAAAAGGCCGTCTTTGGTGATCTTTGCCTTGATATTGCGGTCAGCAGAACATGAGACCGCCATGCCTACCGGGCAGGATGCACCGTGGCGTGGCAGACGAATGACGCGAACATCGTGGGCAAAATACTTACCGCCGAACTGTGCACCGATTCCCAGCTTGTATGCCGCCTCAAGCAGCTTGTTTTCCAGCTCAACATCGCGGAAGGCCTGACCATGTTCATTGCCGCTGGTGGGCAGAGCATCCAACTCCTTTGCCGTAGCCAGCTTGACTGCTTTCATGCAGGCGTCGGCAGATGTGCCGCCGATGACGAAGGCAATGTGATATGGGGGGCATGCAGCAGTACCCAGGTATTTCATCTTCTCAATGAGATATTTTTCCAGTTTTTCCGGGGTGAGTAGTGCTTTGGTCTCTTGGTAAAGCATGGTCTTGTTGGCAGATCCCCCCCCTTTGGCCATGAAAAGGAATTTATAATAGTCGCCGTCAGTGGCCATGATGTCTATCTGGGCAGGCAGGTTGGTGCCGGTATTCACTTCCTTGTACATGTCCAGGGCAACGGTCTGTGAATAGCGGAGGTTTTCCTCTGTATATGTCTTATACACTCCTTTGGAGAGGTATTCTTCATCCTTGACCCCGGTCCAGACCTGCTGTCCCTTCTTCGCCACGATGGTTGCCGTGCCTGTATCCTGACAGATCGGAAGCTCAAACTGGGCGGCGATTTCAGCATTGCGCAGAAAGGCCATGGCCACACCCTTGTCGTTCATGGATGCCTCAGGGTCTCGGAGAATTTTGGCAACTTGCTCGTTGTGTGCAGGGCGAAGCAGGAACGAAACATCCCTCATGGCCTCATTGGCCAGAATTGTTAATGCTTCGGGGGCAACGCGAACCACATCCTTGCCTGCAAATTGCTCAACCTGCACATATTTTTCGGAGCCTTCAATCTTGCGGTAATTGGTCTCGTCTTTGCCGACGGGGAAGGGGTCCTGATAATGAAAACTTTTAGCTGCTGCCATCTAAGTTTCTCCTTTCAATTGATATTTCCAGGGCAGAGTAAGCAAAACAGTTTGGGTGCTCTCGAACCTCATGCCACGGTGTCTGGAATGAAATTGTATACAGTATGCCGGAATATATTGGAAAATCTTCAATTTGTCGAGAGAGAAGTTTTCGCACTGTTAAAAATCTCTACACCAGGAACAGTCCCAGCCTCAGCATAAATATTCAGAGTCGGTTGACGGGCTTGAGAGAAAGAGTAGAATTAAATTTGATTAATAATATAAAGGAATCCTTAGGAGCAACCTGTGACTGAACCATCAAGCCTGACAAGTCAGCTCAATAGCAATGTCTTCTTTAAACCTGGTTATATCAGGATGTCCAGGCTCTTGACCGGTATCAACTCCGTAAACAATTTTTTTCAGAAAAAAGGATACGAATTTTTAAAGCTCGAATCCCGTGCCCTGATAAATAAATGCATCAGGCGAACGGGGCTTGATGATTTCGGTGGTGAAGATTTTTGCCATCCCCTCTCTGTTCTTCTGCAGTCCTTCGAATCAGATGCAGACTTGAACCTGTTTGGGCGCATCAGTGTCTATTCCGAAATAATCAGGATGCTGTGCAACAGGCTTCTCATGGTGGCTGACCGCAAGCGGTTTCCGCAGATCGACAGTGAGCGCATAGTTCGCCCTCTTTTCATCACCGGTTTGCCGCGAAGTGGAACGACTTTTCTGCATGCGCTACTGGCGCAGGATCCAAAATGCCGGGCGCCGCAGGTTTGGGAAGTGATGCATCCTTCACCGCCGCCTGAAACAGCCTCCTATTCTTCTGATCCGCGCATTGCAAAGACGGGCAAGGAACTAAGATGGCTGGACATCCTGATTCCATACTTCAAAAGGGTTCATCTCATTCATGAGCGTTATCCACAGGAATGTATTGCCATAACCAGTCATGCTTTCATGAGCTATGTTTTCGAATCGATGTATCATGTTTCCTCATACCGCATTTGGCATGACAAGCAGGATAAACGTCCGGTTTACGAGTTTCACCGCTGGTTTTTACAGCATCTGCAGTGGCGTTCGCCGGGAACCCACTGGGTCCTCAAGGCACCAAGCCACCTGATGGCGCTGGAGTCGTTACTGGATGTATATCCGGATGCAGATATTGTCGTCACCCATCGTGATCCCCTTAAAGTACTCCCCTCGTGTGCAAGCTTTACCCGGGTGTTGCGTGAACCATTTACCAATGGACTAGACAACAAGAAAATTGGCATTGAAGTGAGCAGCCGCTGGGAAGGGAGCGCCTGGCACTCCTTGCAGTTCCGCCAAAGCAGACCTCACCTGCAGAAACGTTTCTTCGATGTAAATTTCACAGACCTGGAGAGGGACCCAATGTCAGTTGTCAATGGTATTTACCGTCATTTTGGCCGAGAAATAGACAGCAGTGCTGAGTTGGCCATGAAAACGTTTATTGCCGGTAATCCAAAGGACAAGAATGGCGCCCATCATTATTCTCTGGAAGAATTCGGTCTTGACCGGGAAACCGAAAAAAGGCGTTTCCAGTTTTACATGGATCACTACTCTATTCCTCCTGAAATGTGAATCAGGTCTTTCAGGTAAACATAAGGGGCATATGCTCATTACTGACCAGGTCGGTGGGTTCCATGGGACGCCTCAATCTGATCCTGCTTCTCATAGCCTCATTTTTCTTTTATGGAATGCTGAAGCAGGTGGGGTGGGAAAACCTGGAACAATATTTCCATCGGGTTGGTTATGCCGGATTGCTTCTGCTTGTGCCTTACGGGATCATGAACCTTTTGTCCGCCCTTGCCTGGCAGGTGCTCATTGTTGATTCGACCGCACCTGTGTCTCTGGGCCGGTTGTTTTTGCTCCGTCTGGCGGGAGAGTCGCTTAATCAATTGACACCAATGGCTTCATTGGGAGGAGAACCTTTCAAGGCTCTAAGGCTGAAGGCCTCAGGTATTTCCTGGCAACAGGCGACGGCCTCGCTCATTATCCACAAAGGACTGATGGTCATGAGCCTGGTCTTGTATATATTTCTGAGCCTTGCCCTGGTGCCTTTTGTCATGCCTGTCGGAGTGTTTAGGCTGGGGCTGCTCCTGGCCTGCGCAGTGATCCTGACCGGGGCAGGGGTGGCCTTTGTTGTTTTGCAGCATCGTAATCCATGTGTCCTCCTGATCAGACTACTGGAGCGTTGGGGTAAGTGCCCGGCTTTTCTGAAGGCGAGGAAGGAAGAGCTGGCAAGTCTCGATGCTGCCATGGCAGGATTTTACAACAGGTATCCCGGCAAAAGTGCACTGGCATTCTTGTTCTTGTTCCTTAACTGGCTTGTGCAGGGAGTTGAAGTTTACCTCATCTTTCATCTGCTGGGCCAGTCGGTAGAGTGGCAACTGGCGTTGTGTCTGGATGCACTGGCCATGCTCTTTACGGCGCTTGGTTTCATGATTCCCGTTCAACTCGGGGTCCAGGACGGAGGGAATGTGTTGCTTGCGCTGGGTTTCAGGCTTGGAGCAGCCGTAGGGTTGGCTTTCAGTATCTTGCGAAGAATAAGGGAGGCATTCTGGTTGCTTGTGGGACTTGTGGTGGTAACATGGGAGAGATAAATTGCTTTGGTCCTTATTGGGATTAACCGGAAGAGGATCAAAATCTACAGGAGGTGGATTGCAATGAAAAAGGTACTTTCGCTTATCACTGTCATGTTCTTTTTGCTGCTTCCCGCGCTGTCCTGGTCGGCTTCTGTCAGACCGGGTGCTTACGTCTCAGGTTTTATCGGAGTTTCCGTTCCCCGTGATGCCAGTGTCAACAGTAGCCAGTTTGCCAGCGATGGTTCCATGCTGAACGCTACCGATGAGGTGGAATTCGACCCTGGAATCAATATCGGCGGCACTGGTGGCTACGATTTTGGATTTCTGCGTCTTGAGGGAGAGCTTTCTTTCAAATACTCTGAAATAAACAGGATTACCGACACTGCGGATGGTTTCAGAT
This region of Geotalea daltonii FRC-32 genomic DNA includes:
- a CDS encoding sulfotransferase family protein; the encoded protein is MVADRKRFPQIDSERIVRPLFITGLPRSGTTFLHALLAQDPKCRAPQVWEVMHPSPPPETASYSSDPRIAKTGKELRWLDILIPYFKRVHLIHERYPQECIAITSHAFMSYVFESMYHVSSYRIWHDKQDKRPVYEFHRWFLQHLQWRSPGTHWVLKAPSHLMALESLLDVYPDADIVVTHRDPLKVLPSCASFTRVLREPFTNGLDNKKIGIEVSSRWEGSAWHSLQFRQSRPHLQKRFFDVNFTDLERDPMSVVNGIYRHFGREIDSSAELAMKTFIAGNPKDKNGAHHYSLEEFGLDRETEKRRFQFYMDHYSIPPEM
- a CDS encoding lysylphosphatidylglycerol synthase transmembrane domain-containing protein → MGRLNLILLLIASFFFYGMLKQVGWENLEQYFHRVGYAGLLLLVPYGIMNLLSALAWQVLIVDSTAPVSLGRLFLLRLAGESLNQLTPMASLGGEPFKALRLKASGISWQQATASLIIHKGLMVMSLVLYIFLSLALVPFVMPVGVFRLGLLLACAVILTGAGVAFVVLQHRNPCVLLIRLLERWGKCPAFLKARKEELASLDAAMAGFYNRYPGKSALAFLFLFLNWLVQGVEVYLIFHLLGQSVEWQLALCLDALAMLFTALGFMIPVQLGVQDGGNVLLALGFRLGAAVGLAFSILRRIREAFWLLVGLVVVTWER
- a CDS encoding fumarate hydratase produces the protein MAAAKSFHYQDPFPVGKDETNYRKIEGSEKYVQVEQFAGKDVVRVAPEALTILANEAMRDVSFLLRPAHNEQVAKILRDPEASMNDKGVAMAFLRNAEIAAQFELPICQDTGTATIVAKKGQQVWTGVKDEEYLSKGVYKTYTEENLRYSQTVALDMYKEVNTGTNLPAQIDIMATDGDYYKFLFMAKGGGSANKTMLYQETKALLTPEKLEKYLIEKMKYLGTAACPPYHIAFVIGGTSADACMKAVKLATAKELDALPTSGNEHGQAFRDVELENKLLEAAYKLGIGAQFGGKYFAHDVRVIRLPRHGASCPVGMAVSCSADRNIKAKITKDGLFVEEMDRNPGRLIPDQYRGKHEHGVKIDLNRPMKEILAELGKHPVSTPLLLSGTIVVGRDIAHAKFKEILDSGKPLPEYLKNHPIYYAGPAKTPAGKPSGSFGPTTAGRMDSYVDLLQSHGGSMVMIAKGNRSQQVTDACKKYGGFYLGSIGGPAAVLAEENIKKVECIDFPELGMEAVWKIEVENFPAFILVDDKGNDFFKQLGL